A part of Rhinolophus ferrumequinum isolate MPI-CBG mRhiFer1 chromosome 11, mRhiFer1_v1.p, whole genome shotgun sequence genomic DNA contains:
- the CHST1 gene encoding carbohydrate sulfotransferase 1 translates to MQCSWKAVLLLALASIAIQYTAIRTFTAKSFHTCPGLAEAGLAERLCEEGPTFAYNLSRKTHVLILATTRSGSSFVGQLFNQHLDVFYLFEPLYHVQNTLIPRFTQGKSPADRRVMLGASRDLLRSLYDCDLYFLENYIKPPPVNHTTDRIFRRGASRVLCSRPVCDPRGPADLVLEEGDCVRKCGLLNLTLAAEACRERSHVAIKTVRVPEVNDLRALVEDPRLNLKVIQLVRDPRGILASRSETFRDTYRLWRLWYGTGRKPYNLDVTQLTTVCEDFSNSVSTGLTRPPWLKGKYMLVRYEDLARNPMKKTEEIYGFLGIPLDSHVARWIQNNTQGDPTLGKHKYGTVRNSAATAEKWRFRLSYDIVAFAQNACQRVLAQLGYRMAASEEELKNPSISLVEERDFRPFS, encoded by the coding sequence ATGCAATGTTCCTGGAAGGCCGTCCTCCTCCTTGCGCTGGCCTCCATTGCCATCCAGTACACGGCCATCCGCACCTTCACCGCCAAGTCCTTCCACACGTGTCCGGGGCTGGCCGAGGCGGGGCTGGCCGAGCGCCTGTGCGAAGAGGGCCCCACCTTCGCCTATAACCTCTCCCGCAAGACCCACGTCCTCATCCTGGCCACCACACGCAGTGGCTCCTCCTTCGTGGGCCAGCTCTTCAACCAGCACCTGGATGTCTTCTACCTGTTCGAGCCCCTCTATCACGTCCAGAACACGCTCATTCCCCGCTTCACCCAGGGCAAGAGCCCGGCGGACCGGCGGGTCATGCTGGGCGCCAGCCGAGATCTCCTGAGGAGCCTCTATGACTGCGACCTCTACTTCCTGGAGAACTACATCAAGCCGCCGCCCGTCAACCACACGACCGACAGGATCTTCCGTCGCGGGGCCAGCAGGGTGCTGTGCTCGCGGCCCGTGTGCGACCCCCGGGGCCCCGCCGACCTGGTGCTGGAGGAGGGCGACTGCGTGCGCAAGTGCGGCCTGCTGAATTTGACCTTGGCCGCCGAGGCCTGTCGTGAGCGCAGCCACGTGGCCATCAAGACGGTGCGGGTGCCCGAGGTGAACGACTTGAGGGCCCTGGTTGAAGATCCGCGGTTAAACCTCAAGGTCATCCAGCTGGTCCGAGACCCGCGTGGCATTCTGGCTTCGCGCAGCGAGACCTTCCGCGACACGTACCGGCTCTGGCGGCTTTGGTACGGCACCGGGAGGAAACCCTACAACCTGGATGTGACACAGCTGACCACGGTGTGCGAGGACTTCTCCAACTCCGTGTCCACCGGTCTCACGAGGCCCCCGTGGCTCAAAGGCAAGTACATGTTAGTGCGCTACGAGGACCTGGCCAGGAACCCCATGAAGAAGACTGAGGAGATCTACGGGTTCCTGGGTATCCCCTTGGACAGCCACGTGGCCCGCTGGATCCAGAACAACACGCAGGGTGACCCCACCTTAGGCAAGCACAAATACGGCACCGTGCGCAACTCGGCGGCCACGGCCGAGAAGTGGCGCTTCCGCCTCTCCTATGACATTGTGGCCTTCGCCCAGAACGCCTGTCAGCGGGTGCTGGCGCAGCTGGGCTACCGGATGGCCGCCTCCGAGGAGGAGCTCAAGAACCCCTCCATCAGTCTGGTGGAGGAACGGGACTTCCGCCCTTTCTCGTGA